The following proteins are encoded in a genomic region of Brachypodium distachyon strain Bd21 chromosome 1, Brachypodium_distachyon_v3.0, whole genome shotgun sequence:
- the LOC100822587 gene encoding LRR receptor-like serine/threonine-protein kinase RPK2 — MVAARRSTASTATVLLLLLLLPLLAVSVSVSSTSRSDQEQDRSALLQLKNAIPSAELLRRWSPDTGGTDHCSWPGVTCDARSRVVALVVPSSSPRSRPRRGSASELPLSVGFLTELKELSLPSRGLFGEIPAEIWRLEKLEVVNLAGNSLRGALPATFPRRLRVLNLASNALHGEIPASLCSCTDLERMDLSGNRFTGRVPGALGGLPKLKRLDLSQNLLAGNIPSGLGNCTALRSFRLFSNLLDGFIPPEIGRLAKLRVLDVSGNRLSGPVPPELGNCSDLSFLVLSRQFDAVKSHGFNQFNGGIPESVTVLPKLRVLWAPKAGLKGNVPSNWGSCHNLDMVNLGANLLSGVIPRGLGQCRNLKFLNLSSNRLSGSLDKDLYPHCMDVFDVSGNELSGSVPAFGNKGCASQLTLDAMPSGYSSLFMSEAVAELSLGYCNSGDCSFVYHNFAKNNIEGRLTSLPLSADRYGNRTMYACILDHNNFTGSVDAILLEQCSKLNGLIISFRDNKISGGLTEEVSAKCRAIRVLDLAKNQISGVMPANIGLLSALVKMDMSKNLLVGQIPSSFKDLNSLKFLSLAGNNISGHIPSCLGQLSSLEVLDLSFNSLSGNIPSNLVTPRGLTALLLNNNELSGNVADLMPSASLSVFNISFNNLAGPLHSNVRALSETDGNPEPENTPTDSGGGGGGGFTKIEIASITSASAIVAVLLALIILYIYTRKCASRPSRRSLRRREVTVFVDIGAPLTYETVVRAAGSFNASNCIGSGGFGATYKAEIAPGVLVAIKRLAIGRFQGIQQFQAEVKTLGRCRHDNLVTLIGYHLSDSEMFLIYNFLPGGNLERFIQERTKRPIDWRMLHKIALDVARALAYLHDNCVPRILHRDVKPSNILLDNEYTAYLSDFGLARLLGNSETHATTGVAGTFGYVAPEYAMTCRVSDKADVYSYGVVLLELISDKKALDPSFSPYGNGFNIVAWACMLLQKGRAREFFIEGLWDVAPHDDLVEILHLGIKCTVDSLSSRPTMKQVVRRLKELRPPSY; from the coding sequence ATGGTggccgctcgccggagcacggcctccaccgccaccgtccttcttcttctgctgctgctccccctGCTTGCCGTCTCTGTCTCCGTCTCTTCCACGTCGCGCAGTGACCAAGAGCAGGACAGATCGGCGCTTCTCCAGCTCAAGAACGCCATCCCCTCCGCCGAGCTGCTCCGCCGGTGGTCACCAGACACGGGGGGCACGGACCACTGCTCCTGGCCGGGGGTGACCTGCGATGCGAGGTCCCGAGTCGTTGCCCTCGTCGTGCCTTCCAGCTCCCCCCGCTCCCGGCCCAGGAGGGGGAGCGCCAGCGAGCTGCCTCTGTCGGTCGGGTTCCTCACCGAGCTGAAAGAGCTCTCGCTTCCCTCCCGCGGCCTTTTCGGCGAGATCCCTGCTGAGATCTGGAGGTTGGAAAAGCTCGAGGTGGTCAACCTCGCGGGGAACTCGCTGCGGGGCGCCCTTCCGGCCACCTTCCCGCGGCGGCTAAGGGTGCTTAACCTCGCTTCCAACGCGCTTCACGGTGAGATCCCCGCCTCTCTTTGCAGCTGCACGGACTTGGAACGGATGGATCTTTCCGGCAACCGGTTCACCGGGCGGGTGCCAGGAGCTCTTGGTGGCCTCCCCAAGTTGAAGCGCCTTGACTTGTCCCAGAACCTTCTTGCCGGGAACATCCCCTCGGGTTTGGGGAATTGCACTGCACTCCGCTCGTTCCGGTTGTTCTCCAATTTGTTGGATGGTTTCATTCCACCAGAGATTGGAAGGCTCGCTAAGCTGCGAGTTTTGGATGTCTCGGGTAACAGATTGAGCGGTCCAGTGCCACCTGAGCTAGGGAATTGCTCAGATTTGTCGTTTCTTGTATTGTCAAGACAGTTTGATGCAGTGAAATCGCATGGGTTCAATCAGTTCAATGGAGGGATTCCGGAAAGTGTGACAGTTCTGCCCAAGCTTAGGGTGCTATGGGCGCCGAAGGCAGGCCTCAAAGGGAATGTCCCAAGCAATTGGGGAAGCTGTCATAATTTGGATATGGTTAATCTCGGTGCGAATTTACTTTCTGGAGTAATTCCAAGGGGACTAGGGCAGTGTAGAAACCTCAAGTTTCTCAACCTCAGCTCCAATAGATTGTCCGGTTCGCTTGATAAAGATCTTTATCCACATTGTATGGATGTGTTTGATGTCAGTGGCAATGAACTGTCAGGCTCAGTTCCAGCATTTGGGAACAAAGGGTGTGCATCTCAGCTAACGTTGGATGCCATGCCGTCTGGTTATTCTTCACTCTTCATGTCTGAAGCCGTAGCAGAACTATCATTGGGTTACTGCAACTCTGGAGATTGTTCTTTTGTATACCATAATTTCGCGAAGAACAATATTGAAGGCCGTCTTACATCCTTGCCACTTAGTGCAGACAGATATGGAAACAGGACCATGTATGCATGTATTCTTGATCACAACAACTTCACTGGATCAGTGGATGCAATTCTGTTGGAACAATGTAGTAAGTTAAATGGTCTGATCATCAGCTTCCGAGACAACAAGATATCTGGTGGGCTCACAGAAGAAGTTAGCGCAAAATGCCGGGCCATCAGAGTTTTGGATCTAGCCAAGAATCAAATTTCAGGAGTAATGCCTGCTAACATTGGTTTGTTGAGTGCTCTTGTAAAGATGGACATGAGCAAAAATTTGCTGGTGGGTCAAATACCTTCCAGTTTCAAAGACCTGAATAGCTTGAAATTTCTCTCGTTAGCTGGGAACAATATCAGTGGTCACATACCGTCCTGTTTGGGTCAGTTGAGCTCACTGGAGGTTTTAGATCTATCGTTTAATTCTCTGTCTGGTAACATCCCTAGTAATCTTGTGACACCGAGAGGTCTCACTGCACTTCTGCTGAATAATAATGAACTCTCTGGAAATGTTGCTGATCTTATGCCTTCAGCATCGTTGTCTGTTTTTAACATTTCCTTCAACAACTTGGCTGGGCCATTGCATTCGAATGTCCGAGCACTGAGTGAAACAGATGGTAACCCAGAACCTGAGAATACACCCACTGatagtggcggcggcggcggcggcggattcaCCAAAATAGAGATTGCCTCAATAACCTCAGCATCAGCTATTGTTGCAGTTCTCTTAGCCCTGATCATCCTGTACATTTACACTCGAAAATGTGCATCAAGACCATCAAGGCGTTCTCTCAGGAGAAGGGAAGTGACTGTTTTTGTGGATATTGGTGCTCCTTTGACATATGAGACTGTTGTGCGTGCTGCTGGAAGTTTTAATGCAAGCAATTGCATTGGAAGTGGTGGCTTTGGAGCAACATACAAAGCTGAAATTGCACCAGGAGTCTTGGTGGCAATAAAAAGGCTTGCTATTGGAAGGTTCCAAGGTATTCAGCAGTTCCAAGCAGAGGTGAAAACTCTCGGGAGGTGTCGTCATGACAATCTTGTAACTCTCATAGGGTACCACCTCAGTGATTCAGAGATGTTTCTAATATATAATTTTCTGCCCGGTGGTAACTTGGAAAGGTTCATACAAGAAAGGACAAAGAGACCAATTGATTGGAGAATGCTTCACAAAATTGCTTTAGATGTTGCACGCGCACTTGCGTACCTTCATGATAATTGTGTCCCACGTATTCTGCACCGTGATGTGAAACCAAGCAATATCTTGCTCGACAATGAGTACACTGCATACCTTTCTGATTTTGGATTAGCAAGACTACTTGGGAATTCAGAAACTCATGCAACCACTGGTGTCGCGGGTACTTTTGGATATGTTGCTCCAGAGTATGCAATGACTTGCCGTGTTTCTGATAAGGCTGATGTGTATAGCTATGGAGTTGTGCTGCTTGAACTTATTTCAGACAAGAAAGCACTGGACCCTTCCTTTTCTCCATATGGGAACGGTTTCAACATTGTTGCCTGGGCTTGCATGCTTCTGCAGAAGGGCCGAGCGCGTGAGTTCTTCATAGAAGGGCTGTGGGATGTGGCCCCGCATGATGATTTGGTTGAGATTCTACACCTCGGTATCAAGTGTACCGTTGATTCTCTTTCTTCTAGGCCCACAATGAAGCAAGTTGTCCGTCGACTAAAGGAACTCAGACCACCCTCCTACTAG
- the LOC100826909 gene encoding putative ripening-related protein 5, with the protein MATIRAVATMALFLLVTLSASHIASSLRPSLGVCRASGYLPGKAGHCEKSNDPDCCEDGKRYPQYHCSPPVTSSTKAVLTLNSFEKGKDGGGPSECDNSYHSDKELVVALSTGWFENMARCGHRIKITANGNSVYAKVVDECDSVYGCDNEHNYEPPCANNIVDASPAVWNALGLDQNVGMEDITWSEA; encoded by the coding sequence ATGGCCACCATCAGAGCTGTAGCCACCATGGCGCTCTTCCTGCTGGTCACACTCTCCGCCTCCCACATTGCCTCCTCACTTCGACCTAGCCTTGGGGTGTGTCGTGCCAGCGGctaccttcccgggaaggcagGACATTGCGAGAAAAGTAATGACCCGGACTGTTGTGAGGATGGTAAGAGGTACCCGCAGTACCACTGCTCGCCGCCCGTGACATCGAGCACCAAAGCAGTGCTAACGCTCAACAGCTTCGAGAAGGGCAAGGATGGGGGCGGCCCTTCCGAATGTGACAACTCCTACCATAGTGACAAGGAGCTAGTTGTCGCGCTATCCACCGGatggttcgagaacatggcaCGCTGCGGTCACCGCATCAAGATCACCGCCAACGGTAACTCTGTGTATGCCAAGGTGGTGGACGAGTGTGACTCCGTTTATGGGTGCGACAACGAGCACAATTACGAGCCTCCATGCGCCAACAACATCGTGGATGCCTCGCCAGCAGTGTGGAACGCTCTGGGGCTCGACCAGAATGTCGGTATGGAGGATATCACTTGGTCAGAAGCGTAA
- the LOC100845636 gene encoding 60S ribosomal protein L13a-4, with protein MVSGSGVCARRVVVDARHHMLGRLASIVAKELLNGQRVVVVRCEEICMSGGLVRQKMKYLRFLRKRMNTKPSHGPIHFRAPAKILWRTIRGMIPHKTKRGEAALARLKAYEGVPPPYDRTKRMVIPDALKVLRLQAGHKYCLLGQLSKEVGWNYADTIRELEEKRKEKAKVAYDRRKQLAKLRVKAEKTAEEKLGTQLEILAPIKY; from the exons ATGGTGTCCGGCTCCGGCGTGTGCGCGCGGCGCGTGGTGGTGGACGCGCGCCACCACATGCTCGGCCGTCTGGCGTCGATCGTCGCCAAGGAGCTCCTCAACGGGCAGCGCGTTGTGGTGGTCCGCTGCGAGGAGATCTGCATGTCCGGCGGGCTGGTCCGCCAGAAGATGAAGTACCTCCGCTTCCTCCGCAAGAGGATGAACACCAAGCCTTCCCACGGCCCCATCCACTTCCGCGCCCCAGCCAAGATCCTCTGGCGCACTATCCGCGG GATGATTCCGCACAAGACCAAGAGGGGAGAGGCTGCGTTGGCCAGGCTCAAGGCGTATGAGGGCGTCCCGCCGCCGTACGACAGGACCAAGCGCATGGTCATCCCAGACGCGCTCAA GGTTTTGAGGCTGCAGGCTGGTCACAAGTACTGCCTACTCGGCCAGCTCTCCAAAGAGGTCGGCTGGAACTACGCTGACACCATCAGG gagctggaggagaagagaaaggagaagGCCAAGGTTGCATATGATAGGAGAAAGCAGCTGGCGAAGCTCCGCGTCAAGGCTGAGAAGACAGCTGAGGAGAAGTTGGGAACTCAGCTGGAAATTCTGGCTCCGATCAAATACTAG